Genomic segment of Candidatus Methanomethylicota archaeon:
CTAGAGGATTTTGCACGCTTCCTCTCCCTCTCCTCCAACTCCCTCTTAAGCTTAGCTAGAGTCCTCTTCAAGTTCCTCCTAAGCTTCTCAGTACCCTTATGCTCTGGGATCGCTGATATTAAAGCTTCAAGTTTAGCTATCTTCTCAGGTATGCTCTTAGCTTCCTGATACTCCCTCATCAAAGCCTTTGCTTGTGGTGGAAGATTTGTAACCATAGTTTAACACATTGAAGAGGAATCTACCAAAAATATATTGTGGATTGGGATAGATTAATTCTTCTCTTCACGGAATATTGCTGCTATGGGTTTATCTAGACCTTCATACATCAAAGCTCTACCCATCCCATTAGTGTTAAAGTCAAAGCCTAATCCACCATTCTTGTCAACAGCTATTATTCCAGCAGTACCAGGCCCAAATTTATCTGTGATGCGTTTAATAGCTAATTTACATGCATCTTGAGCTTGAAAACCCATTCTCATCAAATCACAACAAAGCCTAGACAAATTTAATCTGGCAATGAACTCTCCAGTCCCGGTAGCTGCAGAAGCTCCTGCATCGTTATCCGCATAAAAACCGCATCCCACGAGGGGTACATCCCCTATCCTACCTGGAAACTTAAGCCAGTAACCCCCCGTGGATACCGCTGAAGCCACATTCCCCTCAGAATCTATTGCCACAGCACCAACAGTATCATGCAAATCAAAGATACCCCTCCCCTTCAATATCATTTCTCTAAGTTTACTCATCCGAGACCCTTCACCTCTAATCCAACTCTCATACATCTCCTTAAAACGCTTCAACTTCTCCTCACTCACAATATTATCTAGGAGCTCCAATCCATAGAGTTCTGCAAGTTTCTCAGCCCACTCTCCAGCAATAAATATGTGATCCGTATTCTCCATGATCTTCCTAGCCAATGAAACTGGATTCTTAACTCTCCTAAGAAGGGCTGTGGCTCCAACACGGAGATCCCTACCATCCATTATTCCAGCATCCATCTCCACAATGCCGTTAATTGTTAGAACGGAGCCTAAACCAGCATTAAAGAATCCACATGACTCCATATATCTCACAGCTGCCTCAACGGCGTCAAGAGCCCCCTTGGAAATTGCATT
This window contains:
- a CDS encoding isoaspartyl peptidase/L-asparaginase, with the translated sequence MKKVRPAVLIHGGAGSYRGLSDEVLSMRLEHLSRAVMEGYNAISKGALDAVEAAVRYMESCGFFNAGLGSVLTINGIVEMDAGIMDGRDLRVGATALLRRVKNPVSLARKIMENTDHIFIAGEWAEKLAELYGLELLDNIVSEEKLKRFKEMYESWIRGEGSRMSKLREMILKGRGIFDLHDTVGAVAIDSEGNVASAVSTGGYWLKFPGRIGDVPLVGCGFYADNDAGASAATGTGEFIARLNLSRLCCDLMRMGFQAQDACKLAIKRITDKFGPGTAGIIAVDKNGGLGFDFNTNGMGRALMYEGLDKPIAAIFREEKN